A genomic stretch from Calonectris borealis chromosome 6, bCalBor7.hap1.2, whole genome shotgun sequence includes:
- the MLPH gene encoding melanophilin isoform X8, translating to MGRKLDLSKLTDEEAKHVWEVVQRDFDLRKKEEERLEELKCKIDQESSKREFLTNQSHLNETHCVHCLQPFKFLLNSKRQCLDCRFYTCKNCSRYNKKEEGWVCDPCRLSRMVKIGSLEWYYEHVRSRFKRFGSAKVLQSLYGRLQPGQGLNSPFLGLHDRVYSLPDINSECQLLTSGGTGDDSDDEDDVLRGAEAECYSRSFPDFPNSAEDASQKESRITEADLVFHHVLQEQGSGVSPPEQHFSTEVRLTVNSRRRSLERNVKPGSPWNEQPRSRYSADVDTSDEDVKGAQFPAYPPHHVKRRNRASSQENVSHSGSQSPAPDSQLDPDAEEEELKRKLEELASNISDKEVSSEEEEREEKKRVKKPEMSSSSDDMARDAQKVYLTAGKTYRLEKTLKELEEGAQHSGTTDSELSELEDKVASAAAQVQQAESEISDIESRIAALSAAGLTVKSVEKARKKSSGQAACLHSAGPTSSSPGEPSDDVKAMPGPQGFRKKFNSPVEIAGLDDSFDRNSVYRGSLTQRNPNGKNRRVERLFAKPVMTHLS from the exons ATGGGGAGGAAGCTGGACCTCTCCAAGCTAACCGATGAAGAGGCCAAGCATGTTTGGGAAGTCGTTCAACGGGACTTTGATCTgcggaaaaaagaggaggaacgGCTGGA GGAGTTGAAATGCAAGATCGACCAGGAGAGCAGCAAGAGAGAGTTTCTGACGAATCAATCCCACCTCAACGAAACCCACTGCGTCCACTGCCTCCAGCCCTTCAAGTTCCTGCTGAACAGCAAGCGGCAGTGCCTGGACTGTCGCTTCTACACCTGCAAGAACTGCAGCCGCTACAACAAGAAGGAGGAAGGCTGGGTCTGCGATCCCTGCCGTCTCTCCAG GATGGTGAAGATCGGTTCCCTGGAGTGGTACTACGAACACGTGCGATCCCGTTTCAAGAGGTTTGGAAGTGCCAAAGTGTTGCAGTCCCTCTACGGCAggctgcagccggggcaggggctgaaCTCCCCATTTCTAG gtCTTCATGACAGAGTTTACAGCCTGCCAGACATTAACA GTGAATGCCAGCTTCTCACCAGCGGTGGCACCGGGGACGACAGCGATGACGAAGACGATGTCCTTCGTGGAGCTGAAGCAGAGTGCTACAGCAGA TCCTTCCCAGATTTCCCCAACTCAGCTGAAGATGCCTCCCAGAAGGAGTCCAGGATCACGGAGGCAGATCTGGTCTTCCATCACGTCTTGCAAGAACAGGGATCGGGCGTGAGTCCTCCGGAGCAGCACTTCAGCACAGAGGTTCGGCTCACCGTCAATTCACGGAGAAGGAGCCTGGAAAGAAATGTAAAACCTG GCAGCCCCTGGAACGAGCAGCCCCGGTCCCGGTACTCTGCAGATGTGGACACCTCTGACGAGGACGTGAAGGGAGCCCAGTTCCCTGCCTACCCGCCCCACCACGTGAAACGTCGGAACAGAGCCTCCTCCCAGGAGAACGTCAGCCACTCCGGGAGTCAG TCTCCAGCCCCAGACTCCCAACTTGATCCTGATGCTGAAGAGGAGGAGTTGAAGAGGAAGCTGGAGGAGTTGGCTAGCAACATCAGTGACAAAGAAGTCTCTTCTGAAGAAGAGGAGCgtgaagaaaagaagagagtgaAGAAACCAGAGATGAGTTCCTCCAGTGATGACATGGCCAGAGATGCTCAAAAG gtGTACCTGACTGCTGGGAAGACCTACCGGCTTGAGAAGACCCTGAAGGAGCTTGAGGAAGGGGCTCAGCACAGCGGCACTACCGACTCGGAGCTGTCGGAGCTGGAGGACAAAGTGGCCTCGGCAGCCGCTCAGGTGCAGCAGGCAGAGAGCGAG ATATCGGACATCGAATCTCGAATTGCGGCTCTATCCGCTGCAGGGCTGACAGTGAAGTCGGTGGAAAAGGCGAGGAAGAAGTCGAGCGGGCAG GCTGCCTGCCTCCACTCCGCCggtcccaccagcagcagcccaggggaGCCTTCGGATGACGTTAAA gcCATGCCCGGACCGCAGGGGTTCAGGAAGAAGTTTAACAGTCCTGTCGAAATTGCCG GTCTTGACGACTCCTTTGACCGCAACTCCGTTTACCGTGGCTCTCTGACGCAGAGAAACCCCAACGGGAAGAACAGGAGAGTGGAGCGGCTCTTTGCG AAGCCTGTGATGACCCACTTGTCCTGA
- the MLPH gene encoding melanophilin isoform X6, with amino-acid sequence MGRKLDLSKLTDEEAKHVWEVVQRDFDLRKKEEERLEELKCKIDQESSKREFLTNQSHLNETHCVHCLQPFKFLLNSKRQCLDCRFYTCKNCSRYNKKEEGWVCDPCRLSRMVKIGSLEWYYEHVRSRFKRFGSAKVLQSLYGRLQPGQGLNSPFLGLHDRVYSLPDINSECQLLTSGGTGDDSDDEDDVLRGAEAECYSRSFPDFPNSAEDASQKESRITEADLVFHHVLQEQGSGVSPPEQHFSTEVRLTVNSRRRSLERNVKPGSPWNEQPRSRYSADVDTSDEDVKGAQFPAYPPHHVKRRNRASSQENVSHSGSQSPAPDSQLDPDAEEEELKRKLEELASNISDKEVSSEEEEREEKKRVKKPEMSSSSDDMARDAQKRSSAQALSEITDKVLRAINTTEKAVCESLRGESQCNGGCALPAGQLPGLGDGKEVSEAYHELEENVYLTAGKTYRLEKTLKELEEGAQHSGTTDSELSELEDKVASAAAQVQQAESEISDIESRIAALSAAGLTVKSVEKARKKSSGQAACLHSAGPTSSSPGEPSDDVKAMPGPQGFRKKFNSPVEIAGLDDSFDRNSVYRGSLTQRNPNGKNRRVERLFAKPVMTHLS; translated from the exons ATGGGGAGGAAGCTGGACCTCTCCAAGCTAACCGATGAAGAGGCCAAGCATGTTTGGGAAGTCGTTCAACGGGACTTTGATCTgcggaaaaaagaggaggaacgGCTGGA GGAGTTGAAATGCAAGATCGACCAGGAGAGCAGCAAGAGAGAGTTTCTGACGAATCAATCCCACCTCAACGAAACCCACTGCGTCCACTGCCTCCAGCCCTTCAAGTTCCTGCTGAACAGCAAGCGGCAGTGCCTGGACTGTCGCTTCTACACCTGCAAGAACTGCAGCCGCTACAACAAGAAGGAGGAAGGCTGGGTCTGCGATCCCTGCCGTCTCTCCAG GATGGTGAAGATCGGTTCCCTGGAGTGGTACTACGAACACGTGCGATCCCGTTTCAAGAGGTTTGGAAGTGCCAAAGTGTTGCAGTCCCTCTACGGCAggctgcagccggggcaggggctgaaCTCCCCATTTCTAG gtCTTCATGACAGAGTTTACAGCCTGCCAGACATTAACA GTGAATGCCAGCTTCTCACCAGCGGTGGCACCGGGGACGACAGCGATGACGAAGACGATGTCCTTCGTGGAGCTGAAGCAGAGTGCTACAGCAGA TCCTTCCCAGATTTCCCCAACTCAGCTGAAGATGCCTCCCAGAAGGAGTCCAGGATCACGGAGGCAGATCTGGTCTTCCATCACGTCTTGCAAGAACAGGGATCGGGCGTGAGTCCTCCGGAGCAGCACTTCAGCACAGAGGTTCGGCTCACCGTCAATTCACGGAGAAGGAGCCTGGAAAGAAATGTAAAACCTG GCAGCCCCTGGAACGAGCAGCCCCGGTCCCGGTACTCTGCAGATGTGGACACCTCTGACGAGGACGTGAAGGGAGCCCAGTTCCCTGCCTACCCGCCCCACCACGTGAAACGTCGGAACAGAGCCTCCTCCCAGGAGAACGTCAGCCACTCCGGGAGTCAG TCTCCAGCCCCAGACTCCCAACTTGATCCTGATGCTGAAGAGGAGGAGTTGAAGAGGAAGCTGGAGGAGTTGGCTAGCAACATCAGTGACAAAGAAGTCTCTTCTGAAGAAGAGGAGCgtgaagaaaagaagagagtgaAGAAACCAGAGATGAGTTCCTCCAGTGATGACATGGCCAGAGATGCTCAAAAG AGATCGTCGGCTCAGGCTTTGAGCGAAATCACGGACAAAGTACTGAGAGCCATAAACACCACGGAGAAAGCGGTGTGTGAGTCGTTGCGTGGAGAAAGCCAGTGCAACGGCGGCTGTGCCCTCCCCGCGGGGCAGCTTCCCGGCCTGGGAGACGGAAAAGAGGTGTCCGAAGCCTACCATGAGCTTGAAGAAAAC gtGTACCTGACTGCTGGGAAGACCTACCGGCTTGAGAAGACCCTGAAGGAGCTTGAGGAAGGGGCTCAGCACAGCGGCACTACCGACTCGGAGCTGTCGGAGCTGGAGGACAAAGTGGCCTCGGCAGCCGCTCAGGTGCAGCAGGCAGAGAGCGAG ATATCGGACATCGAATCTCGAATTGCGGCTCTATCCGCTGCAGGGCTGACAGTGAAGTCGGTGGAAAAGGCGAGGAAGAAGTCGAGCGGGCAG GCTGCCTGCCTCCACTCCGCCggtcccaccagcagcagcccaggggaGCCTTCGGATGACGTTAAA gcCATGCCCGGACCGCAGGGGTTCAGGAAGAAGTTTAACAGTCCTGTCGAAATTGCCG GTCTTGACGACTCCTTTGACCGCAACTCCGTTTACCGTGGCTCTCTGACGCAGAGAAACCCCAACGGGAAGAACAGGAGAGTGGAGCGGCTCTTTGCG AAGCCTGTGATGACCCACTTGTCCTGA
- the MLPH gene encoding melanophilin isoform X3, whose translation MGRKLDLSKLTDEEAKHVWEVVQRDFDLRKKEEERLEELKCKIDQESSKREFLTNQSHLNETHCVHCLQPFKFLLNSKRQCLDCRFYTCKNCSRYNKKEEGWVCDPCRLSRMVKIGSLEWYYEHVRSRFKRFGSAKVLQSLYGRLQPGQGLNSPFLGLHDRVYSLPDINSECQLLTSGGTGDDSDDEDDVLRGAEAECYSRSFPDFPNSAEDASQKESRITEADLVFHHVLQEQGSGVSPPEQHFSTEVRLTVNSRRRSLERNVKPGSPWNEQPRSRYSADVDTSDEDVKGAQFPAYPPHHVKRRNRASSQENVSHSGSQIHELNKRMSAIERMLNRLEEKILVRSDESPAPDSQLDPDAEEEELKRKLEELASNISDKEVSSEEEEREEKKRVKKPEMSSSSDDMARDAQKRSSAQALSEITDKVLRAINTTEKAVCESLRGESQCNGGCALPAGQLPGLGDGKEVSEAYHELEENVYLTAGKTYRLEKTLKELEEGAQHSGTTDSELSELEDKVASAAAQVQQAESEISDIESRIAALSAAGLTVKSVEKARKKSSGQAACLHSAGPTSSSPGEPSDDVKAMPGPQGFRKKFNSPVEIAGLDDSFDRNSVYRGSLTQRNPNGKNRRVERLFAKPVMTHLS comes from the exons ATGGGGAGGAAGCTGGACCTCTCCAAGCTAACCGATGAAGAGGCCAAGCATGTTTGGGAAGTCGTTCAACGGGACTTTGATCTgcggaaaaaagaggaggaacgGCTGGA GGAGTTGAAATGCAAGATCGACCAGGAGAGCAGCAAGAGAGAGTTTCTGACGAATCAATCCCACCTCAACGAAACCCACTGCGTCCACTGCCTCCAGCCCTTCAAGTTCCTGCTGAACAGCAAGCGGCAGTGCCTGGACTGTCGCTTCTACACCTGCAAGAACTGCAGCCGCTACAACAAGAAGGAGGAAGGCTGGGTCTGCGATCCCTGCCGTCTCTCCAG GATGGTGAAGATCGGTTCCCTGGAGTGGTACTACGAACACGTGCGATCCCGTTTCAAGAGGTTTGGAAGTGCCAAAGTGTTGCAGTCCCTCTACGGCAggctgcagccggggcaggggctgaaCTCCCCATTTCTAG gtCTTCATGACAGAGTTTACAGCCTGCCAGACATTAACA GTGAATGCCAGCTTCTCACCAGCGGTGGCACCGGGGACGACAGCGATGACGAAGACGATGTCCTTCGTGGAGCTGAAGCAGAGTGCTACAGCAGA TCCTTCCCAGATTTCCCCAACTCAGCTGAAGATGCCTCCCAGAAGGAGTCCAGGATCACGGAGGCAGATCTGGTCTTCCATCACGTCTTGCAAGAACAGGGATCGGGCGTGAGTCCTCCGGAGCAGCACTTCAGCACAGAGGTTCGGCTCACCGTCAATTCACGGAGAAGGAGCCTGGAAAGAAATGTAAAACCTG GCAGCCCCTGGAACGAGCAGCCCCGGTCCCGGTACTCTGCAGATGTGGACACCTCTGACGAGGACGTGAAGGGAGCCCAGTTCCCTGCCTACCCGCCCCACCACGTGAAACGTCGGAACAGAGCCTCCTCCCAGGAGAACGTCAGCCACTCCGGGAGTCAG ATTCATGAGCTCAACAAACGCATGTCCGCAATCGAACGCATGCTGAACCGCTTGGAGGAAAAAATCCTGGTGCGCTCTGATGAG TCTCCAGCCCCAGACTCCCAACTTGATCCTGATGCTGAAGAGGAGGAGTTGAAGAGGAAGCTGGAGGAGTTGGCTAGCAACATCAGTGACAAAGAAGTCTCTTCTGAAGAAGAGGAGCgtgaagaaaagaagagagtgaAGAAACCAGAGATGAGTTCCTCCAGTGATGACATGGCCAGAGATGCTCAAAAG AGATCGTCGGCTCAGGCTTTGAGCGAAATCACGGACAAAGTACTGAGAGCCATAAACACCACGGAGAAAGCGGTGTGTGAGTCGTTGCGTGGAGAAAGCCAGTGCAACGGCGGCTGTGCCCTCCCCGCGGGGCAGCTTCCCGGCCTGGGAGACGGAAAAGAGGTGTCCGAAGCCTACCATGAGCTTGAAGAAAAC gtGTACCTGACTGCTGGGAAGACCTACCGGCTTGAGAAGACCCTGAAGGAGCTTGAGGAAGGGGCTCAGCACAGCGGCACTACCGACTCGGAGCTGTCGGAGCTGGAGGACAAAGTGGCCTCGGCAGCCGCTCAGGTGCAGCAGGCAGAGAGCGAG ATATCGGACATCGAATCTCGAATTGCGGCTCTATCCGCTGCAGGGCTGACAGTGAAGTCGGTGGAAAAGGCGAGGAAGAAGTCGAGCGGGCAG GCTGCCTGCCTCCACTCCGCCggtcccaccagcagcagcccaggggaGCCTTCGGATGACGTTAAA gcCATGCCCGGACCGCAGGGGTTCAGGAAGAAGTTTAACAGTCCTGTCGAAATTGCCG GTCTTGACGACTCCTTTGACCGCAACTCCGTTTACCGTGGCTCTCTGACGCAGAGAAACCCCAACGGGAAGAACAGGAGAGTGGAGCGGCTCTTTGCG AAGCCTGTGATGACCCACTTGTCCTGA
- the MLPH gene encoding melanophilin isoform X7 — MGRKLDLSKLTDEEAKHVWEVVQRDFDLRKKEEERLEELKCKIDQESSKREFLTNQSHLNETHCVHCLQPFKFLLNSKRQCLDCRFYTCKNCSRYNKKEEGWVCDPCRLSRMVKIGSLEWYYEHVRSRFKRFGSAKVLQSLYGRLQPGQGLNSPFLGLHDRVYSLPDINSECQLLTSGGTGDDSDDEDDVLRGAEAECYSRMRKTKRLLSVHSFDFELDSEYSAQSRRQSVQLSPAASSPDAFQSFPDFPNSAEDASQKESRITEADLVFHHVLQEQGSGVSPPEQHFSTEVRLTVNSRRRSLERNVKPGSPWNEQPRSRYSADVDTSDEDVKGAQFPAYPPHHVKRRNRASSQENVSHSGSQSPAPDSQLDPDAEEEELKRKLEELASNISDKEVSSEEEEREEKKRVKKPEMSSSSDDMARDAQKVYLTAGKTYRLEKTLKELEEGAQHSGTTDSELSELEDKVASAAAQVQQAESEISDIESRIAALSAAGLTVKSVEKARKKSSGQAACLHSAGPTSSSPGEPSDDVKAMPGPQGFRKKFNSPVEIAGLDDSFDRNSVYRGSLTQRNPNGKNRRVERLFAKPVMTHLS; from the exons ATGGGGAGGAAGCTGGACCTCTCCAAGCTAACCGATGAAGAGGCCAAGCATGTTTGGGAAGTCGTTCAACGGGACTTTGATCTgcggaaaaaagaggaggaacgGCTGGA GGAGTTGAAATGCAAGATCGACCAGGAGAGCAGCAAGAGAGAGTTTCTGACGAATCAATCCCACCTCAACGAAACCCACTGCGTCCACTGCCTCCAGCCCTTCAAGTTCCTGCTGAACAGCAAGCGGCAGTGCCTGGACTGTCGCTTCTACACCTGCAAGAACTGCAGCCGCTACAACAAGAAGGAGGAAGGCTGGGTCTGCGATCCCTGCCGTCTCTCCAG GATGGTGAAGATCGGTTCCCTGGAGTGGTACTACGAACACGTGCGATCCCGTTTCAAGAGGTTTGGAAGTGCCAAAGTGTTGCAGTCCCTCTACGGCAggctgcagccggggcaggggctgaaCTCCCCATTTCTAG gtCTTCATGACAGAGTTTACAGCCTGCCAGACATTAACA GTGAATGCCAGCTTCTCACCAGCGGTGGCACCGGGGACGACAGCGATGACGAAGACGATGTCCTTCGTGGAGCTGAAGCAGAGTGCTACAGCAGA ATGCGCAAGACAAAGCGCCTGCTGTCTGTCCATTCCTTTGATTTTGAACTGGACTCGGAGTACTCTGCTCAGTCTCGCCGCCAGTCTGTGCAGCTCTCTCCAGCAGCCAGCAGCCCGGATGCTTTCCAG TCCTTCCCAGATTTCCCCAACTCAGCTGAAGATGCCTCCCAGAAGGAGTCCAGGATCACGGAGGCAGATCTGGTCTTCCATCACGTCTTGCAAGAACAGGGATCGGGCGTGAGTCCTCCGGAGCAGCACTTCAGCACAGAGGTTCGGCTCACCGTCAATTCACGGAGAAGGAGCCTGGAAAGAAATGTAAAACCTG GCAGCCCCTGGAACGAGCAGCCCCGGTCCCGGTACTCTGCAGATGTGGACACCTCTGACGAGGACGTGAAGGGAGCCCAGTTCCCTGCCTACCCGCCCCACCACGTGAAACGTCGGAACAGAGCCTCCTCCCAGGAGAACGTCAGCCACTCCGGGAGTCAG TCTCCAGCCCCAGACTCCCAACTTGATCCTGATGCTGAAGAGGAGGAGTTGAAGAGGAAGCTGGAGGAGTTGGCTAGCAACATCAGTGACAAAGAAGTCTCTTCTGAAGAAGAGGAGCgtgaagaaaagaagagagtgaAGAAACCAGAGATGAGTTCCTCCAGTGATGACATGGCCAGAGATGCTCAAAAG gtGTACCTGACTGCTGGGAAGACCTACCGGCTTGAGAAGACCCTGAAGGAGCTTGAGGAAGGGGCTCAGCACAGCGGCACTACCGACTCGGAGCTGTCGGAGCTGGAGGACAAAGTGGCCTCGGCAGCCGCTCAGGTGCAGCAGGCAGAGAGCGAG ATATCGGACATCGAATCTCGAATTGCGGCTCTATCCGCTGCAGGGCTGACAGTGAAGTCGGTGGAAAAGGCGAGGAAGAAGTCGAGCGGGCAG GCTGCCTGCCTCCACTCCGCCggtcccaccagcagcagcccaggggaGCCTTCGGATGACGTTAAA gcCATGCCCGGACCGCAGGGGTTCAGGAAGAAGTTTAACAGTCCTGTCGAAATTGCCG GTCTTGACGACTCCTTTGACCGCAACTCCGTTTACCGTGGCTCTCTGACGCAGAGAAACCCCAACGGGAAGAACAGGAGAGTGGAGCGGCTCTTTGCG AAGCCTGTGATGACCCACTTGTCCTGA
- the MLPH gene encoding melanophilin isoform X2, which yields MGRKLDLSKLTDEEAKHVWEVVQRDFDLRKKEEERLEELKCKIDQESSKREFLTNQSHLNETHCVHCLQPFKFLLNSKRQCLDCRFYTCKNCSRYNKKEEGWVCDPCRLSRMVKIGSLEWYYEHVRSRFKRFGSAKVLQSLYGRLQPGQGLNSPFLGLHDRVYSLPDINSECQLLTSGGTGDDSDDEDDVLRGAEAECYSRMRKTKRLLSVHSFDFELDSEYSAQSRRQSVQLSPAASSPDAFQSFPDFPNSAEDASQKESRITEADLVFHHVLQEQGSGVSPPEQHFSTEVRLTVNSRRRSLERNVKPGSPWNEQPRSRYSADVDTSDEDVKGAQFPAYPPHHVKRRNRASSQENVSHSGSQSPAPDSQLDPDAEEEELKRKLEELASNISDKEVSSEEEEREEKKRVKKPEMSSSSDDMARDAQKRSSAQALSEITDKVLRAINTTEKAVCESLRGESQCNGGCALPAGQLPGLGDGKEVSEAYHELEENVYLTAGKTYRLEKTLKELEEGAQHSGTTDSELSELEDKVASAAAQVQQAESEISDIESRIAALSAAGLTVKSVEKARKKSSGQAACLHSAGPTSSSPGEPSDDVKAMPGPQGFRKKFNSPVEIAGLDDSFDRNSVYRGSLTQRNPNGKNRRVERLFAKPVMTHLS from the exons ATGGGGAGGAAGCTGGACCTCTCCAAGCTAACCGATGAAGAGGCCAAGCATGTTTGGGAAGTCGTTCAACGGGACTTTGATCTgcggaaaaaagaggaggaacgGCTGGA GGAGTTGAAATGCAAGATCGACCAGGAGAGCAGCAAGAGAGAGTTTCTGACGAATCAATCCCACCTCAACGAAACCCACTGCGTCCACTGCCTCCAGCCCTTCAAGTTCCTGCTGAACAGCAAGCGGCAGTGCCTGGACTGTCGCTTCTACACCTGCAAGAACTGCAGCCGCTACAACAAGAAGGAGGAAGGCTGGGTCTGCGATCCCTGCCGTCTCTCCAG GATGGTGAAGATCGGTTCCCTGGAGTGGTACTACGAACACGTGCGATCCCGTTTCAAGAGGTTTGGAAGTGCCAAAGTGTTGCAGTCCCTCTACGGCAggctgcagccggggcaggggctgaaCTCCCCATTTCTAG gtCTTCATGACAGAGTTTACAGCCTGCCAGACATTAACA GTGAATGCCAGCTTCTCACCAGCGGTGGCACCGGGGACGACAGCGATGACGAAGACGATGTCCTTCGTGGAGCTGAAGCAGAGTGCTACAGCAGA ATGCGCAAGACAAAGCGCCTGCTGTCTGTCCATTCCTTTGATTTTGAACTGGACTCGGAGTACTCTGCTCAGTCTCGCCGCCAGTCTGTGCAGCTCTCTCCAGCAGCCAGCAGCCCGGATGCTTTCCAG TCCTTCCCAGATTTCCCCAACTCAGCTGAAGATGCCTCCCAGAAGGAGTCCAGGATCACGGAGGCAGATCTGGTCTTCCATCACGTCTTGCAAGAACAGGGATCGGGCGTGAGTCCTCCGGAGCAGCACTTCAGCACAGAGGTTCGGCTCACCGTCAATTCACGGAGAAGGAGCCTGGAAAGAAATGTAAAACCTG GCAGCCCCTGGAACGAGCAGCCCCGGTCCCGGTACTCTGCAGATGTGGACACCTCTGACGAGGACGTGAAGGGAGCCCAGTTCCCTGCCTACCCGCCCCACCACGTGAAACGTCGGAACAGAGCCTCCTCCCAGGAGAACGTCAGCCACTCCGGGAGTCAG TCTCCAGCCCCAGACTCCCAACTTGATCCTGATGCTGAAGAGGAGGAGTTGAAGAGGAAGCTGGAGGAGTTGGCTAGCAACATCAGTGACAAAGAAGTCTCTTCTGAAGAAGAGGAGCgtgaagaaaagaagagagtgaAGAAACCAGAGATGAGTTCCTCCAGTGATGACATGGCCAGAGATGCTCAAAAG AGATCGTCGGCTCAGGCTTTGAGCGAAATCACGGACAAAGTACTGAGAGCCATAAACACCACGGAGAAAGCGGTGTGTGAGTCGTTGCGTGGAGAAAGCCAGTGCAACGGCGGCTGTGCCCTCCCCGCGGGGCAGCTTCCCGGCCTGGGAGACGGAAAAGAGGTGTCCGAAGCCTACCATGAGCTTGAAGAAAAC gtGTACCTGACTGCTGGGAAGACCTACCGGCTTGAGAAGACCCTGAAGGAGCTTGAGGAAGGGGCTCAGCACAGCGGCACTACCGACTCGGAGCTGTCGGAGCTGGAGGACAAAGTGGCCTCGGCAGCCGCTCAGGTGCAGCAGGCAGAGAGCGAG ATATCGGACATCGAATCTCGAATTGCGGCTCTATCCGCTGCAGGGCTGACAGTGAAGTCGGTGGAAAAGGCGAGGAAGAAGTCGAGCGGGCAG GCTGCCTGCCTCCACTCCGCCggtcccaccagcagcagcccaggggaGCCTTCGGATGACGTTAAA gcCATGCCCGGACCGCAGGGGTTCAGGAAGAAGTTTAACAGTCCTGTCGAAATTGCCG GTCTTGACGACTCCTTTGACCGCAACTCCGTTTACCGTGGCTCTCTGACGCAGAGAAACCCCAACGGGAAGAACAGGAGAGTGGAGCGGCTCTTTGCG AAGCCTGTGATGACCCACTTGTCCTGA